DNA sequence from the bacterium genome:
GTCGCGCAGGGCGGCGCTCGCCTGAGCGGCGTCGGCCAGACGCAGCTCGGCGAGCCCGGGCTCCCGCTCGCTGTAGGCCGCCACGCGCGGGTCCCCGCGCAGGACGCCCGCGTCGCCGGCGAAGCGAACGCGCAGGTGATTGCGCCCGTAGCCCGCGCGCAGCTCGGCGAGGGTGCCCGCCAGTACCAGGCGCCCCCGATCCCCGAGCGCGATCTCGTCGCAGAGCTGCTCGGCCTGCTCCATCATGTGCGTGGAGAAGATCAGCGTGACGCCCTGCGCGCGCAGCTCCAGGAGGATGGCCTTGAAGGCATCGACGTTGAGCGGGTCGAGGCCGCTGAAGGGCTCGTCGAGCAGCACCAGCTCCGGCTCGTGGAGCAGCGTGCCCGCGATCTGGATCTTCTGCTGCATGCCCTTGGAGAGGTCCTCGACCTTGCTCTGCGCCCGCTCGGCGAGGCCGAGCCGCTCGAGCCAGCGCAGGCCCCGCCGCCGCGCTTCGCCGCGGCCGAGCCCCTTGAGGCTGCCGGAGAAGACGAGGTGCTCGAGCACCTTCATCTTCTTGTAGAGGCCGCGCTCCTCGGGCAGGTAGCCGAGCCGGTTGCGGAAGGCCTCGCTGAGCGGCTGGCCGCCGGCCGTGATCCGCCCCGCGTCCG
Encoded proteins:
- a CDS encoding ATP-binding cassette domain-containing protein — translated: MIELQGVTKHYEKTVAVAGIDYRFEPGKLTGFLGPNGAGKSTTIRMIMNIIAPDAGRITAGGQPLSEAFRNRLGYLPEERGLYKKMKVLEHLVFSGSLKGLGRGEARRRGLRWLERLGLAERAQSKVEDLSKGMQQKIQIAGTLLHEPELVLLDEPFSGLDPLNVDAFKAILLELRAQGVTLIFSTHMMEQAEQLCDEIALGDRGRLVLAGTLAELRAGYGRNHLRVRFAGDAGVLRGDPRVAAYSEREPGLAELRLADAAQASAALRDWSARLAIDHFEVMVPSLHNIFIRTVTAGAGAPPEGGLAWTR